TGTTTGATAGGCTGACAGGCCGAATTTCTCCGAATGAGTTGCCGCTTGGGTCGGCAGTGACTTTCTCCCATGATGACTGAGAACCAAAGCTGTCTCCAAGAGAACTGGAGGATGTTTTAAGAGCGAGCTGGGATAATGATTGCAACAATCCTGCTTGTTTTGGGGCATTTTCATCAACATCAGTGTCCAGTGTCACAATATCAGCTTGCATTACAGCAAACCCATCAGAATGACTGCTGAGACTGGGCAATGAGCCACCAGCGCTTCCAAGAGTAGAAACAAATTCTGGCCTCACAGGAAAATCTTTATGTGATGGATTTGACGTCTCTGGTTCTGGTGCATCTTTTAATCTTTTGTTCTCAGGGTCACAGTCGGTGTCAATGGTTGTGCCGAGTGCTGTCAGACAAAGCCTTCCCCCATCAGGCTCATCTTGACTCCCTCTACACTTCCTCTCAGTGGTTTTGCTCAGTGATGCATGATACTTGTGAAACTTCCGCATTATTTCAGAGAAACCGTCAAAAGTGAAATTTACAGCGACACCTTCCTCATGTTTGTAGCTGTCAGGGATAAAGGACTTTGTGTCTGAGTTAGAAAAAGGTTCTACTCGCAAAAAGACTTTGACACAGGCCAGCTTGTTCATGATCTTGCTGCAAATATCATCTTTGTCTTTGGTATTAGCATGGCAGTACTGATAGAGATTAGCTAAGGCATTTTGGCAGGCTTGGGTTGCCTGGGCCAGAGTCTCTCCATCAGTGCCCATCCATTTGTGTGCCAAAATGAGGGAGTAGGCCGCCTTGATTAAAGTGTGAAGCTCTTGTTGGCTAGTGACCAGATCGCCCTCTGCTTTGGTCAGTAGGCCGATTTCAAATGCTTCTTTGGCCTGCAGCAGGAACGACTGTCTTTGAGACGCAGGGCACTCCATGGAGAAACTATAGGTTAGCAAGCAGGTCCCTTGAGTCACCTAAAGAAAGCAAGATGAATAGCTGCTCCAACACACTTGAATCTGACATGGGTTTCATTGTGCAATTCTGTAGAAAGCATAGCAACAAGCGTCTTCTTGGTGTAGGAAACCAGGAATGCAATTCTCTTGAACCAAGTTTAGAAATTCTGGCATACAGTAATTACTTCAAAGGTATTATCTTGTACGCTTGTACTTCCAGTTCCAATTACCTAACATGGCCAAATAATAGATCAGTACATCCCCTTGAGGACAGGGCTTTAGACCTTTGCATGATTGGTCTACAGTCTACACCTGCTGTTAGCTACATTCaagccattaaaaaaaaaaaaaacaagtcaatgGGCCATCACACCCAGTGTCCAACTTTCGAAATCACCCAGACAACAGATTGCAAGCATTGCACCAGCCAAGCTATACAACGAGCTAAAGTAACAACCTTTATCCCACTTATTCTTCTACTCCCCACCTAAGTGCTTATGGTGTTCAGTAAAGAAAAataggttttgtttattttaaatttcgTCTCTacctgtttagatgactttactagCTTTTAAACTTCCTAAAACAGtaccaaaaatatcaaataagGCTAATAAATtcaactactgttattcattttatattgttatgcTTCAGGTGACATATTGGCTATGTTGGTGACACAAGCCTTTAGCCATAGATTTTGCATGAATCTTTAACACTCATAAGTAGGGTAACTAAATAGTCCTCCTTTCAATAGGTGGCAGTAGCTAGTTCAATAGGGCTACTTTGTGTTTTGACTAGAAAGTGTGCCAGGGGTCATTCTTATAAGAAAATATGAGGTAGTGAGTTACAGAACCGAGCACAACTggtttaataaatgttttaatgagcTAGCAAAATAAAGCTAACTTAAAAATTGctatatatttctaaaaaaattgAGCTGATTGTTAACTTCAGCAAACAGCAGTCAAACAAAAGTGGTGCTAGGTACGATTCTAATGTAAATCTCTTACCACATTGGTCAACACATAGAGCGATGTGTATTGACTGTATACCACCGCCATCTTAGCTGCTTTAGCCGCCAACAGGAGACGATGACTTGCATTTCCAAATAAAGACTGCAGAATGAATCACcacgtttttaatattaatacatagaaatgaaaatatccagtttttttttccataagtAAAGTCCATGCTCATTTGGTCTTACAAAATTGATGTTTGCATTAGCCCTGAAAGCTTCAAAGTCCTCAATATTCATAGACACCAATATGTTGGCCAGTATTCCCAGAGAGGTTCCAATGCCCTAAAGGATGAccatgaataaaaatgcaggattatTTAACCGTTTTAGTACCCGGCATAACCAAAGCGATGCTTTATAATTGATGTGTTTTGCTACCTTCTTATCTGGTTCAGGAAGGGCGAAGTAGACAACCAGAGAAGCCCAGATTAGCTCTGCAGCATCAAGCCACAGACCTGCCACAGAGTATTTAAGATCAGAGacaggcaacttttatcacatcaGGGCCACAAaagtgtgattgtctgatctaaGGAGCACACTATCGACTTCCATGTctacatttagaataattatcaaactgagcattaaaacagggggaaaaaaaaagattttgccttgttttgttgtcattttgtgtaatttttttagtgtgtttttggagtcaatttgtgtatttttgttgtcattttgtgtgtgtttttagaggcaTTTTTAGTATTTCGGTCGTTTTGTCTTTttaggaatcattttgtgtatttttgccttatttgtgtgtttttcttgtcattttgtgtttttatttttcatatatttgtgtttgcttaaggcattttgtttatgttttagttgcttcatatgtttttctgtcattttatatttttgttctcaccTTGTGCATTTGtattcttgttttgtatatttttctgtcatttagtgtatttttgttcttgttttgttaaTTGTTCTGtcgttttgaatatttttaggCACCTTTTgcgtttctggagtcattttggtgcATTTACTTTGTGGGCCgctttaaatcaaaatgtggtccctgggccgccagttacCCATGTCTGACTCAGATAATTAATCATGTGACCAAGCATGTA
This window of the Gouania willdenowi chromosome 18, fGouWil2.1, whole genome shotgun sequence genome carries:
- the alpk1 gene encoding alpha-protein kinase 1 isoform X3 is translated as MILQKLGLWLDAAELIWASLVVYFALPEPDKKGIGTSLGILANILVSMNIEDFEAFRANANINFSLFGNASHRLLLAAKAAKMAVVYSQYTSLYVLTNVVTQGTCLLTYSFSMECPASQRQSFLLQAKEAFEIGLLTKAEGDLVTSQQELHTLIKAAYSLILAHKWMGTDGETLAQATQACQNALANLYQYCHANTKDKDDICSKIMNKLACVKVFLRVEPFSNSDTKSFIPDSYKHEEGVAVNFTFDGFSEIMRKFHKYHASLSKTTERKCRGSQDEPDGGRLCLTALGTTIDTDCDPENKRLKDAPEPETSNPSHKDFPVRPEFVSTLGSAGGSLPSLSSHSDGFAVMQADIVTLDTDVDENAPKQAGLLQSLSQLALKTSSSSLGDSFGSQSSWEKVTADPSGNSFGEIRPVSLSNIRGSQSSKSQDSDGSFFILETVNSDFSDLDLDQITRNHTSASPPQHSQAGPSQCAVTETSTESSFEMMEKQDIGEVYSPEKQNPQCYWCLNQCALVDGVAGKQLVLSKEDYQALLAGVCHECLMKRLQSHKTPFQIKTHGASYNALRLKFSKATGLWTAMETCVYIGDPMGMQGTQRAALWVQFLHQEERLSSYVGKDYLKPKEIKFHLKDVERQMTAQHYVSEFNKSLYDKEVLAQIFFIPSEALLILDGDVICGCLSVEPYMLGDFVKLTNNTGKKVQSFPATQYALAFGHFTYLLSAGQEVVVDLQGWVTANGKGLTYLTDPQIHSTRTPKGPSNFAERGLRYFVEEQHGPECNGICRLLQLPSLGTWPNVIS